gataaGTTCACTCAATCACAAATGAAGTAGATAGAGTGAGATGTAATTTCAAGGAAGACTAGGGGAAAGGGTAGGTTTTGCAACTTTGATAACTCCGCAATCGCTAATATAGAGCGTCTTAAGAGGTCTGTTCCAGATTGCACGAGCACTTTTAGCTCTTCCATCTCCCAGAAACTCTGCCAAATCGTTGTACTGTCGGATTCTTTCACCGGGTATATATGTCGGAATCGATGCTATAGCCCTCACAACATCCAATCCTGCACCATGTATTATCACTTTTCCCATCACTTGCATCCATATCAACACTACTTTACTTCTAAGTCAAAACTACTACTCGTGTAAGTACTAGTTCTATTTTACTCTATTCTCACATTTATAACTAGTATACTACTTAACTTGATAATTATTATAGAATCATAATCTCAAGACCTTCCACGCCTTACATCATTTCACGgcaaatatatactcccttcatctccTATCATGTAAcagattttcattttggtcagTATCGTATTAGttgtcccatttcatttttatagtgGAACATTCCAATAACGCAATCTAAatcacattttgttataaaactaatatgtaaAGTAGGGTCCACAtttcaataacttttttaacacaatttctattactcccttcgtccgccattaaatgtttcattttttcctttttcgtctgtccgcgccaataaatgtctcatttcacttttactatatttagtaAGCGGACTCTACATTCCCATTagctcattccactcacattttattataaaactaatatataaaattaggtctcatattccattgACTTTTTATTTACCAACTTACTttataaagttaaacaatttctaaaaatttgtacCGGTCAAATAAGAGACATTTAATCATGGGTGGAgggtagtatatttttaaaattttgtaccgggtcaaagtgggacacaTATTAAgagacaaagggagtatattaatgGATTGCCTAAGAGTCTCAAACTATATACTATCATCACTTAAAAACTAATGTTTGGAcaaattaattccaatttcatgccACCAAAGTTAAATTGTcacaagaatatatatatatatatatatatatagtaaaatgtaGGCAGCATCTAACCTTCAAGCACAGAGCCAAACACAATATTGTTGCTATCAAGCTGCGGGCAAGGGCCGGGCCCAGTGGTGATCAAGAACTCCACATTATGGTAATCCGGACTGAGCTTCAAGTCATCGTCGTCGTCGTTTTCTGACAAGCATAACGACACCACGCCGGGCCTGGAGTGCTCGAGCAGAAACGCCTTCGAATCAACGGTCTCAGTGTTCCTAATCAGGCCCACGGGGGGCTTAACATCTCCTTTGTCTCTGCGGCCCTGGCGGCCCGCCACGAAGAACTGGCCGGGCAAGAGTTTCTGGACCAAAGTGCCCTTGTAGGTGGAGCCGCAAGAGCCGGTGCACATGGACTTGAAGTTGGCGACGGTGATGGGGACGACGTTGCCGTAGAGGCCGAGCACGACTCGGCCGAGGGGCTCGGGCTGGGCGCAGAGGGAGAGGTCGGACTCGCCGAGGGTGCGGTTGAGGAAGTAGGAGGGGCAGATGCTGAAGTCGAGGAATACTCGGTCGGTGACGGTGGTGTCCGGGGGAGGGGGGGCGGCAGAGGCGGAGGTGGTTAGGGGGGTGAGGAGGGGGAGAGTGGcggagaggaagaggagggAGCGGCGGTTGAGGGGGAGGGTGTgagggtggtggtggtggggggCTGAGATGGGATTTGGTGGTGGGAGATTGAAAGTGGCCATGGGAATTGGTGGTGCATGGTGGAGATGGAGGGAAGGAAGATAGTGTGGTTATGATGTGGGATGCTTGGATACCACATGCACTGGATTATTTTGGGTGTGGGGTACATaactttatcattttcacaCTTGTTGCTGTATGCCTGtatgaaattatatactctatcccttttttaaaaatagactagttttgGACCTCACCATCCTTTAACactatttttactatttttttctctaattgcACACTAAATCTATGTCATTTTTgggtttatatattttttaggactaataaagtaaatatttctatctctaattataagaaaagagtcaattttctcttattttaaaacCATGTCATTGTCTATTCCAGGAGTCACGAGTccaaaaaaaagtacttccTCCTCTAGTCTAGGGGTGGATCgagaaaacgttgtatcgtgtttcatatcgaaaatatcgatatgaaagaatttcatatcgttatcgtatcgaaagtttcgatatatcaaatttcgatatatcgaactttcgatatggataatatcaatatcgttatcgtatcgaatacttatatattgaaaaatataatttcaaaactgaaaaataacacgtcaacacaataaaataaatattgttcttattagggtttcatatatatatatatatatatatatatatatatatatatatattctaaatatatgaatgaattaaatggatttatatatatttataattttaaacttcaatatgtattgaatttcaatatgtttcgatatattcgatataaaacgatatatcgcgatataaggaaattcatatcgttatcgtatcgaaaacttacgatacaataccgtatcgtatcgaaaattacgatataccgaaaattcgatacattttcgatatttttcaatacgatacgagcgatatatcattttttctatatttttccCCAACCCTACTCTAGTCCCCCCATTAAATGTTTGTATTTCGTCGTCGACTTAAATAAtgatctcattttatttttactatttttgataatcTACTAAATTCGTCTCActtgtattttattactctataaaattaatatataaaattatgactcatattccatttaacttttttcatcCCTTTTCATTCACAAagttaaatactccattagaaccataaaagatgtcttacttttcttttagtttatcccactaaagatgtcacatttctattttagaaaaaattctctcacaaaataatataaatattatattttgtctttacactaagtaaacaaaaaaaaaacttcctaaaatcttgtgtcgtcccacaagtatgacatcttttatgggacaaatggaatatttcttaaaatctgaatcggtcaaatatgagacatcTATTGAGAACGGATGAAAAGTAGTAGagtattatcttttttttattattgagaaaattttttttatcaatgttatataaatactccctccgaaccattgaagatgactcactttccttttttaatttatcccaattaagatgatccattacttaaaatggaaacacatttatctcttactttatttcatctctattactttactctctcctcttaacacatactccctcggtcccacaaagattgtctcatttttccatttccgtctgtcccacaaaatttatctcattttactttttaccatatttggtagtggatctcatattccactaactcatttctactcacattttattactccctcagtccccgattaagagtcacaatttgaccgggcacgagttttaagaaatgtaaagaaaagttggttgaaaaagttagtggaatgtaagacccattttttaatattggttttataataaagtgtgagtgaattgagttagtggaatgtgggacttacttactatttatggtaaaaatgaagtgtgactcttaattggggacggaccgaaatggaaaagtgtgactcttaatcggggtcGGATggattataaaactaatatataaaagtaggaccaatattccactaactttttcaattcacttttcattgcatttcttaaaattcgtgcccgATCAAAGTAAGAAAATCTTtctgagacggaggaagtaaaatacataaaatctcgtaccgTCCAAGGAATGAGTAATCTtacttgggacggagggactaCTTAATTTATGATTCCACATAGATTGGAGCAGATAAAAAATGTATGGTCTGAAAtaaattacactaaaatgtgGTTGATGTGATCgcattaatgaaaaattaggCAGGATTATACTTAGGCCAATAGCATTATATATGGAAACTAGACTAACATCAACCATTGATCAATTCTACCTATTGTGAAGACATTGGTGTTGGAATTCCATTCTAGAGACAAAGAGCAGTGATTCCATGGCTGCGTCTTCTTCATCATTCTAACATTCCTGTGATGAAAACATGCATTTCCCGATCCCGATTTGTGCAGCGCACAACTACAGTATCTGTGATATGGCCTTcgctctttatctcttctctgaGATGCAACGCTCCCTTCAAACCATTGCACAAACACATCCTCCGCGATTGTGTTCATCTCTCCCTCTATCGATCTATCTATATATCTCTCACGTTCAAATATGGGAtcttgtatatatattgaatggaaaaaaaaataagaatttgagGTCAAATTCATTCTAATTCAAACAACAAACTTCCGAAATTATAGTCACGGGACTTTTTCCTTGTTTTTATATGGACAAAGTAGAAACATAACATTGACTTCAATCACGGCATTCAAGTCGACAAACCATTGAATATTTGCCTTTCAGCCTCATTCAACGGTCATTTGGCTGATTATAGTATAGGCCAAGAATACTCACCAAACTTGACATAAAGTCCATAGTACGCTCGGGTGGGTGCCTTGGTTTTATGACTTTATCCATCCATTATCCATCACTCATCTCTCCATGTAACTCttacacaaaacaacaaaaaactaCATAAAAAATGCTCAATTCATAACAATGTATCGAAATAAAGAATTGAGTAAACAAAAccgtgatttatttttaaatactaaaataaaaagaaataagaccTAAAACTCATTGAGTTGAATCCCAAATAACGTCTTTGTTTAGAGTCATTGGCTCAACTTAGCCTACAGCCACAActctgaaataaaaataatagtaatattagaaacttaaatacaatatataaaatttaaaatgtcaataaatgCTCGAAAAGTGGTGATATAAACTGAAAAATGTATCGCACAACTTCGCCCGGCCAGGGAGAATTATGGGCATAAAGCCACCCGACCAAATGGAAGTCACTGGGCAGCAGCCTAGGTTGCTGGCCGGTAAGATGGTGGCTCAATGGTGCCCGACTAGGTAGGGCAATCTGTCTCAAATTGGACAAATTGCACGATTTTTCTTTGAGCTTATTCTCTATCTAAGCTTCGTTCTAGCTTCATTTTCACATCGAATCTCGACTTGCAAAGAAAAGTTAATCCAAATATGagtctaaataaataaaaattgtaggAAACCTAAGTGTAAATGATCGAACATTTGCTTCACATCAGACCCCTTcaatttatgacaaaaatatgaGCATGTACTAAACCAAAATTGTAATGTGATATTGGcacctaatatcatgaaattttcaaaaagttgaatttttcccacgaaactttgaaattggcaaataataacatgaacTTGACcctgagtttgttatttcccaccaaTGGAAAAATTAAggcaaataatattatcttacgaattttttttcgtaatttctcgacaacaactccgagagcttcaagtttttaatcttt
The nucleotide sequence above comes from Salvia hispanica cultivar TCC Black 2014 chromosome 5, UniMelb_Shisp_WGS_1.0, whole genome shotgun sequence. Encoded proteins:
- the LOC125187678 gene encoding peptidyl-prolyl cis-trans isomerase CYP28, chloroplastic encodes the protein MATFNLPPPNPISAPHHHHPHTLPLNRRSLLFLSATLPLLTPLTTSASAAPPPPDTTVTDRVFLDFSICPSYFLNRTLGESDLSLCAQPEPLGRVVLGLYGNVVPITVANFKSMCTGSCGSTYKGTLVQKLLPGQFFVAGRQGRRDKGDVKPPVGLIRNTETVDSKAFLLEHSRPGVVSLCLSENDDDDDLKLSPDYHNVEFLITTGPGPCPQLDSNNIVFGSVLEGLDVVRAIASIPTYIPGERIRQYNDLAEFLGDGRAKSARAIWNRPLKTLYISDCGVIKVAKPTLSPSLP